The following proteins come from a genomic window of Populus nigra chromosome 6, ddPopNigr1.1, whole genome shotgun sequence:
- the LOC133695960 gene encoding uncharacterized protein LOC133695960, whose protein sequence is MAAANCSSGETCVALIHGKQMAPSRLQAWARLFVTKFLGSHISTDRLILEEEGGATFTFEGTSKKCSLEVVLKVHNPQFYWKVMTRADIGLADAYINGDFSFADKDQGLLHLIMVLIANRDANKSISKANKKRGWWTPSLFTAGIASAKFFLQHVLRQNTLTQARRNISRHYDLSNEVFSLFLGETMAYSCAIFKTEDEDLNTAQLRKISVLIEKARIDKKHEILDIGCGWGTFAIEVVKQTGCKYTGLTLSVEQLKYAEMKVKEAGLQDNIRLLLCDYRELPKGYKYDRIVSCEMIEHVGHEYMEDFFSSCESALAEDGLLVLQSTSIADERYDEYRRSSDFIKEYIFPGACVPSLSRITSAMGVASRLCVEHVENIGSHYYLTLRCWKKYFLENKRKILAMGFDEKFIRTWEYYFDYSAAGFKSYALGNYQIVFSRPGNVGVLGNPYKGFPSAYRHLL, encoded by the exons ATGGCCGCTGCAAATTGTTCCTCTGGAGAGACTTGTGTTGCTCTGATCCATGGAAAACAAATGGCACCTTCTCGGTTACAAGCTTGGGCTCGTCTTTTTGTTACTAAATTTCTTGGAAGTCATATCTCCACTGACCGTTTAAT CTTGGAGGAGGAAGGGGGTGCAACTTTCACCTTCGAGGGAACTAGTAAAAAATGTTCTCTAGAAGTTGTTCTCAAAGTTCACAATCCTCAGTTTTACTGGAAG GTAATGACGCGGGCTGACATAGGCCTTGCAGATGCTTATATTAATGgagatttttcttttgctgACAAAGACCAAGGTCTTCTACATCTTATCATG gttCTGATTGCGAACAGAGATGCAAACAAATCTATCTCCAAGGCGAATAAGAAAAG GGGTTGGTGGACACCATCGTTATTTACAGCAGGTATTGCTTCCGCAAAGTTTTTCCTTCAACATGTTCTGAGGCAAAATACTCTTACTCAAGCTCGCAGGAACATCTCTCGTCATTATGACCTG AGTAACGAGGTTTTTTCTCTATTCCTGGGAGAAACAATGGCGTACTCGTGTGCAATATTTAAG ACTGAAGATGAAGACTTGAATACAGCTCAGTTGAGGAAAATCTCTGTTCTGATTGAAAAA GCAAGAATCGATAAGAAGCATGAAATTCTTGACATTGGTTGTGGCTGGGGAACTTTTGCTATTGAAGTTGTCAAACAAACAGGATGCAAATACACGGGTCTCACTCTATCTGTGGAGCAACTGAAATATGCAGAAATGAAAGTCAAGGAAGCTGGTCTGCAG GATAATATCAGACTTCTCCTCTGTGATTATCGTGAATTGCCTAAAGGCTATAAATACGATAGAATCGTATCTTG TGAAATGATAGAGCATGTGGGTCATGAATACATGGAGGATTTTTTTAGTAGCTGCGAATCAGCATTGGCAGAAGATGGGCTTCTTGTCCTACAG tCTACATCTATAGCAGATGAGCGTTATGATGAGTACAGGCGAAGTTCTGATTTTATCAAGGAATATATTTTTCCCGGTGCATGTGTGCCCTCATTGAGTAGGATAACATCAGCCATGGGTGTAGCATCAAGACTCTG TGTGGAGCATGTGGAAAATATAGGAAGTCATTACTATCTTACGTTAAGATGctggaaaaaatatttcttggaAAACAAGAG GAAAATTCTTGCCATGGGATTCGATGAAAAGTTCATCAGGACATGGGAGTATTATTTTGACTACAGCGCTGCTGGTTTCAAGTCGTATGCCCTTGGGAATTATCAG ATTGTATTTTCACGTCCTGGCAATGTCGGAGTATTAGGTAATCCATACAAAGGTTTTCCATCGGCATATCGACACCTTCTCTGA